The Pseudomonas sp. HOU2 DNA window CTGTTCCTTGGGTGGCGTGGCAAGATCCGGATCGAACCCGGCCTCATTGTCCTCCGCCGCCGTTGGCACCATTCCGGCGACGCGGGTCGGCAGATCTGCGCTCACCGCGTCCGGCAAATTACGCAAGCCCGAGCGCCCGGCCAGCAAGCGCTGCCAGACAGTCTCGACATCACTGCCCAAAGGAGAAACCAGCCCCATGCCGGTAACAACAATTCGACGTTGACTCATACCACAGTTACCTCTGATCAGTTCTTGTAGCGTTCAGCCGCCGAACTGCGCGACAGATTCGGAGCCATGACATGCCGGGCACGAACAAAGGCCTGCCATTCACCTTCGTCAGGCAGCGACGGGATGGTGATCAACTCGCCCTGATCCAGACCGGCCAGCGCCGCATCGACCATCTCACCCGCCTCCATCACCATCTCCGCCGGAATGCCACTGGCGTCGATGCCCGAGCGCTCCCAGATTTCGGTGCGGGTAACGCCCGGTAATACCGCTTGTACCTTGACGCCGGTGCCTTCGAGTTCGGTGTTGAGCGACTGGGTCAGGCTTAACACGTAGGCTTTGCTGGCGCTGTAGGTCGCGTTGAAACGCTCGGGAAACAGCGCCACCACCGAGGCAATGTTGATGATCGTGCCACGACCAGCTTGAGTGAAACTGGCGGCAGCCGCCGCAGCCAGCAGGGTCACGGCGGTGACGTTCAACTGAATCAGGCGCTCCAGTTGCTCGGCGTCAGCATCGGCCAACAGACCATTGGCTGCCACACCGGCGTTGTTCACCAACAGGCTGATGCTCGAATCACTGCGCAGGCGCTGCTGGAGTTTCAGCAGATCATCCTTTCGCGTCAGATCAGCTTTGAGCACTTCGACCTGAACACCATGGGCCTCGCGCAATTGGCTCGCGGCACTTTCCAGACGTTGTTGATCACGGGCCACCAGCAGCAGATCAAAGCCCCGCGCCGCCAGCCGCTGTGCGTAAACGGCACCGATACCGGACGATGCACCGGTGACAACAGCGGTACCTTGAGACTGAACCGAATTCATGAGGGTGCTCCTGAAACAGGGGGGAACATTAACCTCCAACCCACACAGGTCTGGAGGCGACGGAAATTATTATAGGCATAATACCAAGACAATATGATACCCGTAATTTTCAACTCGCCGACAGACGCGCGAGCCTCCCTCCACCGAATTTCCGGCATCCCGAAAACAGAAAGGCCGGTCAATGACCGGCCCCTTGGCGTTGAATAATCAGCTTAGTTCACTTCCAGCTTCTCGCGATTGCGATCGAGAATCGCCTTGCCGATGCCTTTTACTTCCAGCAGCTCATCCACCGATGCGAATGGCCCATTAGCATCACGGTACGCAACAATCGCTTTGGCCTTCGCCTCGCCTATCCCGGACAATTGCTTTTGCAGAGTTGCCGCATCTGCACCATTGAGATCGACCTTTTCACCCGGGGACTGCGCCTTGGCATCAGTCACTAACGTAGCGTTTTCGGTGGAAGAAGTAACAGCAGGCGCTGCAATTACGGCAACTGAAGCACCGGTAAGCAGAGCAAAAACCAGAGAGTAGAAAAAACCGTTACGCATAAATGACACTCCATGACATGGTTTGAGAAAGCAGCTTTTCCCAAGCTGCTCTTACAAACCTAGGCCATGGAGGGCAGGTGTCAAAAATGCGTCTATTACAGAATGTGAAACAATCAAGGTTCGAGGCGGCGCTGCTGGTAAATCCAGTCGACGATTTCGCCGTCGGGGGTATAACCGCTGACGGTTTCGCGCAGAAGTTGACGAACTCGGGAATAGTCGTCCCTATCTACCGCAGCGAGCAGATCGTTCAGCTTGACCTTGAGTGCGTCCCAGGGAAGATGGTCTTCATTGGCTGTCATGATCATCGGATGGGGCGTGGCCGCCACGTTATCGCCGATCAACAACTCCTCGTAGAGCTTTTCACCGGGTCGCAAACCGGTGAATTCGATTGAGATATCACCCTGAGGATTGCGATCGGAACGAATGCTCAGTCCCGACAAATGGATCATTTTCTCCGCCAGCTCGACGATTTTTACCGGTTCGCCCATATCAAGCACAAAGACATCGCCGCCCTGCCCCATCGAACCTGCCTGGATGACCAGTTGGGCCGCTTCGGGAATGGTCATGAAATAGCGGGTGATTTTCGGGTGTGTGACGGTCAGCGGGCCGCCGGACTTGATCTGGCTGTGAAACAGTGGAATCACTGACCCGGAAGATCCCAATACATTGCCGAAGCGGACCATGGTGAAACGTGTCTTGTTGACCCGGGAAACATTGGCTTTGTCGCCGAACAGGACCGGAGCAACCTCACGGCTCAGTGCCTGGAGTGTCAGCTCGGCAAGTCGTTTGGTGCTGCCCATCACATTGGTTGGGCGAACAGCCTTGTCGGTCGAGATCAGTACGAAGTTCGACACACCGGACTGCAATGCGGCCTGGGCAGTGTTCAACGTGCCAATGACATTGTTCAGCACGCCTTCGGCAATGTTGTGCTCAACCATTGGCACATGTTTATACGCAGCCGCGTGATAAACCGTATCAACCTTCCAGGTCTTCATCACATCAAGCAATTTGTCCTGATGGCGGATGGAGCCAAGGATGGGCAGCAGGCGCACAGAAATTGATTCACGGGTGCAACGCGGCTCCAGCTCGGAAAGAATGCTGTAAAGATTGAACTCACTGTGTTCGAACAGTAGAAGCGTGGTCGGGCCTAGCGAAAATATCTGCCTGCACAACTCGGCACCGATCGACCCCCCGGCCCCAGTGACCATGACAGTCTTGCCCTTGATACAGCGTTCAAGCAGATCGGGCTGTGCTGGCACGGCATCGCGTCCCAGCAAGTCGGCAATGTCGACCTCCTGGATATCCTCGACCTTGACTCGGCCACTGGCCAAATCGGTGAAATTGGGTACGCTGCGAACATGGAGCGGAAAACCTTCCAGCATATTGAGGATTTCCCTGCGCCGAGCACGGGTCGACGATGGCAGCGCGAGAAGAATCTCCTGCGCACCCGTCATGTCGATCATCTGTTGGATATGCTTGGGTTTGTAGACCTGAAGACCCGAAATGGAACGCTCGGCAATACCTGCATCATCATCAAGAAAAGCGACCGGGCGCATGACGCGGCCCATGCGTAGTGCAGCCACCAATTGATTGCCGGCGACACCGGCACCGTAAATCGCAACCTTGGTAAGGCCGTCATCACGATTGGCAAAAGGAACATGCTGCGCTGCGGTAAACCAGTCGCCCATAAAGTACTGACGCATGAATAAGCGCAGACCGCCGATGATGACCAGGCTCAACCACCAATAATTGAAGATGATGGAACGCGGGACAACGGCTTCGTGATTGCTGTACCAGAACACCACGAGGGCCAGGATCAACGACGAAAGGCTCACGGCCTTGACGATCGCGATCAAGGCATCGTTGCCAAAGTAGCGCATGACTGCCCGATACATGCCAAAACGCACAAAGAGCGGAATCGCGATCAGCGGCGCTGATACGAACAGCCAAAAATGCGCCCTGAGAGGGTTGTACATATCGTCGACACCAAGGCGCACAATGAAGGCCAGCCAAAGCGCCAACCAAACGAGTACGACATCGGTGGCTACCTGAATCAGCCTTTTCTTGCGGCGAGGTAACCCAAGTAACAAAGCCCGAAATCTATCCATAATGCTTTCGTTCTCATCAACTTTCGATACTAAGTCCACGACTCAGGCAAATATCCCTGAAGAATACAGCACCCGTCAGCCGGATGCGCCATTGTCATGGTCCTTGAGTGGCGCCTTCCAGTGCACCGGCGTGATATTTAATAGCCAGCAGTACCAGCGGAACATAAGCCAACAGCACGCCGGCCAGCCCCGGAAAATCAAGCCGCACAACGCAGAATGCAATGGGCAGCAACCAGAAAAGATTAATCAATCCTACGCACAGCGTAACCGGCAGATGTTTACCCACCTGACGAGAGGCAAACTGATAAGCATGCGAACGATGAGCCTCATACACTTTGTCGCCCCGCAGCAAACGCCTCAAAAGAGTAAATGTCGCGTCAACGATAAACACTCCCATCAGGATCAACCACGGCCAGATTAACTCGGGTTGCTTGAAAGCGGCCTGAAGCGAGAGTCCGGCCAACACAACGCCGAGGAAGCCACTGCCAGCATCGCCCATGAATATCTTCGCAGGTGGGAAATTCAAAATCAGAAAGCCGGCAACACAGGTGGCGAGTAACAACGGCGCCAGGATCAGTTCGAAATGCTGGGTGATGCTGTACAGCACAACCATCCCCAGACAGGTTGTCACCGCTTCGACTGCGGCGATTCCATCGATGCCATCCATGAAGTTGTAGAGATTCAGCATCCAGACCAGATAGACGGCAGACAGCACCAGCCCGATCACGCCCATATCGAGCGCAAAACCCGCCATCGTGATCGTTGGAAATGGACCGAGTGGAGCAATGACCAAAACGGCTGCTGTGAAGTGTCCGATCAGGCGCCAACGCGCAGCTATATGGCGATGGTCATCGATAAAGCCAATTATTGCGACGAGCGCCCCTGCTCCCGCGCTACTCATAAGCGTCGAACTATCGACCTTGGAGAAAAACCACGCAAGTGTCAGAAATACAAGATACGTCAATACAAACGCCACACCACCACCACGTGGAGTCGGTACTGAGTGGGAACTTCGCGAATTGGGGACATCCAGAAGTTTTCGGTGCAGCGCGTAATGACGCAAGTAAAGGGTCAGTGCAAACGACATGACCAGGATCAACAGCAACCACAAAAAATAATAATCCATCACAACCCGTCACCCTGTAATTCTCGTCGAGCAAGGACACTGTGTTTCGCAGTAATTGTGACTTCGCTGATATGTGCAAAGAAAACAGTTACTGGAAACACATTTATCTTTAGCCCCCTATACAGCGGCTTTTTCCACTTGCGGCACAGACTCCTGAACCGACACTTTCTTAGTCGAACGGGCATATTTCTGCATCAGTGGACGCTCAAAGAAATGCCAGGACACGGACGCCAGCGTAATGGTCAACACCAGAGCCAGCACTACAATTTGTTCAAAGCTCAGCCAATTCAGACGCTTGAGCGAAAGCAGCACAGGAAGGTGCCAGAGGTAGATGCCGAAGGAGATCTCTCCCAGATAAGTGAGCGGCCACAACAGGCGCTTGACCTGGACGCTTGGGGTAATCACGCAGGCAGCAAAAATGATCATGCCAAATGACACCGCAATGAAGGTTCGGAACAACACGACCATCACCGGGATGTCCCAGAAACTGGCGTGTCTCCAATAGATGGAAAGCATCAAATAAAACACTGCGGCGGCGACGGCACATACGCCCAGGGCAACAGGCAGCTTCTGACAGTAGTCAAAAATCCTGTGCCCCAAGTCACTGCGAAACAACTTTGCCATCACAATACCGATGGCGAACTCATCCAGCATCCCCGGCAACTGTGTCGAGACCAGAAAGATCTTGAAGGGTCCCATTGCATCAGGCTCAACAAACCAGACCGTCCCCAACCGCCATGCCCAGGCCACCATCAAAAACGCAAACAGCACTTTCCAGATGCGAGCGACGTACAGCCACGGGGAAACCACCACCATCAGTGCGTAAAACTGCATCTCGGTCCCCAGCGACCAGTTGCTGCCGTTTATTGCACCGTGAAAGGCGGGAAAGAGGTTGTGCAGGAAAAACAAATGCGTCAGCAGATTTGCCCAAAATCCCTGAAACATGACCTCAGGCATAATGAAAGCGATGAAAACGAGCATGGTCAGGTAATGAAGTGGCACGATCCGGGCGATACGACGCCGGATGAAATCCGCGCGAAACCCTTGCGCACCGAACTTATCAATGCCTGAAAACGCTGCGAGGCCGATCACCAGACCCGAAATTACAAAAAAAAGGTCAACTCCCATCCAGCCAATTCGAAACCAGCTCAAAATACCTTCAGCTGGAAACGCCTTCCATGAGAAGTGTTCGATGATGTGATAAATCACTACAGATATAGCTGCAAATCCCCTTAACAAATCGATCAAGGGAAAGTGCAAAGATCGACGCTGCTGTAAAATTTCCGTAGTCATAATCGCAATATCAAGCCAGTGTGAGTCGAACTACCCTGTGCGTCTGACTTCATTCCATTCTCAGGACACAGGACAATAAAAAAATCGGCCAGCCCGCATGACGGGCTAGCCGATGTGCAACATTAACCCAAGAGCTTGTTCTTCAAACCCCGAAGCCCCTGGTTGCGCAGGACTTCCCAGCCCTTCTTCGCCATCTCGCCACCGGTTCTCGGATTCATGATGGATTGCTTCAGCAGGCCACCCAGGCGCGACCAGTCCACGGTTTCCATGCCACCACGAAAACCTGGGGTCAGCACTCGCGAGAACTCGAGCAACGCTGCCGCTTCTTGCTTCTTGTCGTGGAACTGCGGGTATTCGACCTTACCTTGAGTTTCCCACCAAGCCTTGTAACCGGTGGCATCGAACGGTTCCGGGAACGCACGCTGCAAGTCGATACGCTCACGATAAACAGCGCGGGCGCCCTTGCTGATCGGAGTGCCATCAGAGTATTGACCGTAGGCCCACACTTCTTTGGCAAGCGGATCTTCCGCCAGCTTCTTGGTTTCATCGTCGTACCAGTTAACCAGCTTGCTGACTGCCGAGTTGGTACCGCCATTTTTCGCCGCCATGACGCGGTGAGCACCGCTGTCAAAACCGGTGAAGTGATAAAAGCCCAAAGGCTCGCCGTTCACCAGGTAAGTCCCGTTGTCATCAATAGTGATTTCACGAGTGGTCAGGTTCCATGGTGCGACGTTATGGCGAGGTGTACGCATGATCGCGACACCTTCAAACAGCGCAGGTACCAGGTCGATCCACTTTTGGTCGGTAAACAGGCCATTCGGAATGTCGGCACGGCAGAAGTGGTAAATCCGCTCACCCCACCAGTTGGCGAAGGCCTTACCGGTATCTGTTGCTGCAACGGCGGCGAAACCCAGGTTATAGACACCGTGCTTCAGGCTGCAGATTTCGTTGTCCATCACTGCCGCAAGGCTGGACTCAGGTGTAATCTGGTGTGGCGTCAACACGACGTTGGATTCATCAAGTGCAGCAACGATGTCATCCAGGCGCGAGAAGGCGACGGTGTCCGGATCCAGATAGATAACTTTGGCGGTATCCGGCAACGCAAGCAGTCGTGACAACGTGAATGGCTTGATGGCAGTGGCAAGCTCAACGATGGTGTGGCAGAACGCCCAGGCTTTCCAGTGTGGAATATTCAATTCGCTGAGAGGAATGACCTCGTCGAAAGGCTCGCTGCTCAGGTCAATATTGTCACGCAACTCATCAGCCAGAGCCAAATGCAGGCGCCATTCTGGATGGTGCTCACGCAGCGAATTGAACAACATCCTCACTTTCGGAATGTAGTTGAATGCTGCGCTGGTGAAAACGTGCACTTGAGTCATTTCCAATACTCCTAAACCGAATAAATTCTTTTATGAAACATTACCAGCTCACTCAGAACTGACGGCACGTCGAAGTTCTTGAGTATGAGCGCTTTTTGATAGCTGGCAAGACGTTCTGCGGGTGCCCCTAGATCAAAACTGGCTACGGGCAATTTCATTTCCATCAACTCTTGGACGACGTAAGAGAACGTTTCTGGCCAAATGGACGGGAACAGCATGACATTCACGCCCGAGGATTCGATCAATTTTGCCAGATCGTCATGCTTGTAGTGGCCGGTTTGTGTAACCACCGACGCATCACACTGCGTCTCGATCGAACCGATGATGACAATCTTGATGTCAAGCTGCTGACTCATGATCTCTTCAGACAAACGCTGGACAATCTGAGCCCCTTTATGGAGCCCGATCTGCCCCACCACCCCGATTCTGAGTTCGGAGGTCTGGGAAGGTTTCACTGCGCCAAAATCGATGTATTCAACCACATGCGGCTTGACCACGGCGCGCGACAAATCAATAGATGGATAAGCCTTGCACAGCAGTTCCAGCGTGTTGGTGGAGAAGGTACGCACCTCATCCGCAACACTGAGGACAGTTCCCCACAGCGCTCGCCACTGATGCATATCTCGAGCACTGAACAGCGAAGTAAAACCGTTGTGGTTATTCAACAAGCACGACTGGCACTTGCTAAGGTCGGGAATACCACAATACTTGTTGGTGTCATCGATCAGGAAGTGTGAAGGACACACCATGAAAAAATCGTGGACCAGCAACAGCAACTTTGAATTGAGCTCTTTTTTCAGTTCAATAATAAGTTGAGGGATCTCTTCCGAGCGTGCAAATGAAACGCCCGTATTGTAGACGATCTCGTCAATCTTCAGCGACTTGCACAGCTCGATCAGAAACTCGTAGCCGGGAATCGACAATGTCTCACTCGTCGCGCCTTTCCTGACCATGAGGACATAAGACAATGTGGCAATATGGAAGCTGAAAATATAAACAACTTTCCCTTCCTGAATTTTTTCTGCGACCAGGCGTTCGCGATAATGGTTGGCACCGCCACCCAGATCATGATCAATAATCAGGACCGAGGATTGCGAGCCCGTAACACCCAACTGATCGCGTGCGTTCGACACATCATTTAACGAACCCGAAGGACGGTTACGAGTATATCGCTGGATTTTCTCGACCAACAATTTAAACTTCAACTGCCTGATCAACGACAAGCCACGCTTGAAAAACGCCCAAAACTGCTTCGCCAATGGCAACGCATTGGCTGACGTTTTCTCTAAAGAAATTAGTGAGGAAACCGAGACAGGAAGCTCTACCGAAGCACCATCGGCAAACTCAATCAAAAGAAATAAGTTATCCCCATTTTCGGCATCGGCTTTACAACTACCGTACATAACAAAACCGGAATGCAAGGCATTTTGCTTGCCGGAAAAATGAGAGGAGACATCTTCCCTCGGATTCCCGTAGCTAGCCGGAATTGCTTGAAAAGAGCCATTTTTGGTCTTGACCGCCAGTTTAACGCCTACGATCACCTTCTCTTCGTGAAAAGCCCAGCCAAATCCAAAATA harbors:
- a CDS encoding glycosyltransferase, which translates into the protein MEKLHWSVDSLVLRNQTYFGFGWAFHEEKVIVGVKLAVKTKNGSFQAIPASYGNPREDVSSHFSGKQNALHSGFVMYGSCKADAENGDNLFLLIEFADGASVELPVSVSSLISLEKTSANALPLAKQFWAFFKRGLSLIRQLKFKLLVEKIQRYTRNRPSGSLNDVSNARDQLGVTGSQSSVLIIDHDLGGGANHYRERLVAEKIQEGKVVYIFSFHIATLSYVLMVRKGATSETLSIPGYEFLIELCKSLKIDEIVYNTGVSFARSEEIPQLIIELKKELNSKLLLLVHDFFMVCPSHFLIDDTNKYCGIPDLSKCQSCLLNNHNGFTSLFSARDMHQWRALWGTVLSVADEVRTFSTNTLELLCKAYPSIDLSRAVVKPHVVEYIDFGAVKPSQTSELRIGVVGQIGLHKGAQIVQRLSEEIMSQQLDIKIVIIGSIETQCDASVVTQTGHYKHDDLAKLIESSGVNVMLFPSIWPETFSYVVQELMEMKLPVASFDLGAPAERLASYQKALILKNFDVPSVLSELVMFHKRIYSV
- a CDS encoding glycosyltransferase family 4 protein, with translation MDYYFLWLLLILVMSFALTLYLRHYALHRKLLDVPNSRSSHSVPTPRGGGVAFVLTYLVFLTLAWFFSKVDSSTLMSSAGAGALVAIIGFIDDHRHIAARWRLIGHFTAAVLVIAPLGPFPTITMAGFALDMGVIGLVLSAVYLVWMLNLYNFMDGIDGIAAVEAVTTCLGMVVLYSITQHFELILAPLLLATCVAGFLILNFPPAKIFMGDAGSGFLGVVLAGLSLQAAFKQPELIWPWLILMGVFIVDATFTLLRRLLRGDKVYEAHRSHAYQFASRQVGKHLPVTLCVGLINLFWLLPIAFCVVRLDFPGLAGVLLAYVPLVLLAIKYHAGALEGATQGP
- a CDS encoding helix-hairpin-helix domain-containing protein, with protein sequence MRNGFFYSLVFALLTGASVAVIAAPAVTSSTENATLVTDAKAQSPGEKVDLNGADAATLQKQLSGIGEAKAKAIVAYRDANGPFASVDELLEVKGIGKAILDRNREKLEVN
- a CDS encoding SDR family oxidoreductase, with protein sequence MNSVQSQGTAVVTGASSGIGAVYAQRLAARGFDLLLVARDQQRLESAASQLREAHGVQVEVLKADLTRKDDLLKLQQRLRSDSSISLLVNNAGVAANGLLADADAEQLERLIQLNVTAVTLLAAAAAASFTQAGRGTIINIASVVALFPERFNATYSASKAYVLSLTQSLNTELEGTGVKVQAVLPGVTRTEIWERSGIDASGIPAEMVMEAGEMVDAALAGLDQGELITIPSLPDEGEWQAFVRARHVMAPNLSRSSAAERYKN
- a CDS encoding acyltransferase — encoded protein: MTTEILQQRRSLHFPLIDLLRGFAAISVVIYHIIEHFSWKAFPAEGILSWFRIGWMGVDLFFVISGLVIGLAAFSGIDKFGAQGFRADFIRRRIARIVPLHYLTMLVFIAFIMPEVMFQGFWANLLTHLFFLHNLFPAFHGAINGSNWSLGTEMQFYALMVVVSPWLYVARIWKVLFAFLMVAWAWRLGTVWFVEPDAMGPFKIFLVSTQLPGMLDEFAIGIVMAKLFRSDLGHRIFDYCQKLPVALGVCAVAAAVFYLMLSIYWRHASFWDIPVMVVLFRTFIAVSFGMIIFAACVITPSVQVKRLLWPLTYLGEISFGIYLWHLPVLLSLKRLNWLSFEQIVVLALVLTITLASVSWHFFERPLMQKYARSTKKVSVQESVPQVEKAAV
- a CDS encoding glycosyl transferase, producing the protein MTQVHVFTSAAFNYIPKVRMLFNSLREHHPEWRLHLALADELRDNIDLSSEPFDEVIPLSELNIPHWKAWAFCHTIVELATAIKPFTLSRLLALPDTAKVIYLDPDTVAFSRLDDIVAALDESNVVLTPHQITPESSLAAVMDNEICSLKHGVYNLGFAAVAATDTGKAFANWWGERIYHFCRADIPNGLFTDQKWIDLVPALFEGVAIMRTPRHNVAPWNLTTREITIDDNGTYLVNGEPLGFYHFTGFDSGAHRVMAAKNGGTNSAVSKLVNWYDDETKKLAEDPLAKEVWAYGQYSDGTPISKGARAVYRERIDLQRAFPEPFDATGYKAWWETQGKVEYPQFHDKKQEAAALLEFSRVLTPGFRGGMETVDWSRLGGLLKQSIMNPRTGGEMAKKGWEVLRNQGLRGLKNKLLG
- a CDS encoding nucleoside-diphosphate sugar epimerase/dehydratase, which translates into the protein MMDRFRALLLGLPRRKKRLIQVATDVVLVWLALWLAFIVRLGVDDMYNPLRAHFWLFVSAPLIAIPLFVRFGMYRAVMRYFGNDALIAIVKAVSLSSLILALVVFWYSNHEAVVPRSIIFNYWWLSLVIIGGLRLFMRQYFMGDWFTAAQHVPFANRDDGLTKVAIYGAGVAGNQLVAALRMGRVMRPVAFLDDDAGIAERSISGLQVYKPKHIQQMIDMTGAQEILLALPSSTRARRREILNMLEGFPLHVRSVPNFTDLASGRVKVEDIQEVDIADLLGRDAVPAQPDLLERCIKGKTVMVTGAGGSIGAELCRQIFSLGPTTLLLFEHSEFNLYSILSELEPRCTRESISVRLLPILGSIRHQDKLLDVMKTWKVDTVYHAAAYKHVPMVEHNIAEGVLNNVIGTLNTAQAALQSGVSNFVLISTDKAVRPTNVMGSTKRLAELTLQALSREVAPVLFGDKANVSRVNKTRFTMVRFGNVLGSSGSVIPLFHSQIKSGGPLTVTHPKITRYFMTIPEAAQLVIQAGSMGQGGDVFVLDMGEPVKIVELAEKMIHLSGLSIRSDRNPQGDISIEFTGLRPGEKLYEELLIGDNVAATPHPMIMTANEDHLPWDALKVKLNDLLAAVDRDDYSRVRQLLRETVSGYTPDGEIVDWIYQQRRLEP